The genomic DNA CACGACCGGCAAGCCGATCGTGGTCGGCTATACGCAGGCCGATATCGACACATGGTCGGACGTGATGGCGCGATCGATCCGCGCCGCCGGCGGCCGCACCGGCATGATCATTCACAATGCCTATGGCTACGGTCTCTTCACCGGTGGATTAGGGGTGCACTACGGCGCCGAGAAGCTCGGCTGCACCGTGGTGCCGATCTCAGGCGGCATGACCGAGCGGCAGGTGCAGCTCATCAATGATTTCCGCCCTGATATCATCACGGTGACGCCGAGCTACATGCTGGCGATCCTCGACGAGTTCAAGCGCCAGCGGCTCGATCCGCGCCAATGCTCGCTCAAGGTCGGCATCTTCGGTGCCGAGCCCTGGACCAATGCGATGCGCGGTGAGATCGAGGACGCCTTCGACATGGACGCGACCGACATCTATGGCCTCTCCGAGGTGATCGGCCCAGGCGTCGCGCAGGAATGCATCGAGACCAAGGACGGCCTGCACATCTGGGAGGATCATTTCTACCCCGAGGTGATCGACCCCGAGACCGGCGCGGTGCTGCCCGACGGTGAGAAGGGCGAGCTGGTCTTCACCTCGCTCACCAAGGAAGCGTTCCCGGTGATCCGCTATCGCACCCGCGATTTGACGCGGCTTCTCCCCGGCACCGCTCGCCCCGGCATGCGGCGCATGGAGAAGGTCACGGGACGCTCGGACGACATGATCATCCTGCGCGGTGTCAATCTGTTCCCGACCCAGATCGAGGAGGTGCTGCTCGCGACCGATTGGTGCGGCGGCCATTTCATCCTGGAGCTGACCCGCGAAGGCCGCATGGACGAGCTCACCATCATCGCCGAGGCGCGGTCCGAAAGCTGGGACGGACGAGGCCTCGTCGACCACGCCGACCGGATCTCGACCCACATCAAGAACACGATCGGGATCAGCTCCAGGGTGAGGGTAGTCGCGCCGGATACGCTGGAGCGCTCGCTCGGCAAGGCCAAGCGGCTCTACGACAAGCGGCCCAAGGACTGACTGGAAGGACCGACTTGGCGGATTGACATGGCGGATCGACTTGGCGGATTGACTTGACCGGTCCCAGAGGCGACAAGGCCCGCGAGAAATCGCGGGTCTTTTCATGTCGCCAGCCGATGCCAAAACCGTCGAAGCGCGCTGCGTGCGCCTCAATGCCAAAGCCGAGAACGCCGCCGAGCTTGCGCCGGTGGTCGAGCGTCAGACGCTGACGCGCGGTCCGAACGATCTCCTGATCGAGGTGAAGGCCGCAGCCGTCAATCCGTCCGACGTCAAGGCCGCGACCGGGCTGATGCCCTATGCCGTGTTCCCGCGCACGCCGGGCCGCGATTATGCCGGCATCGTCATCGACGGGCCGGCCGGCACCGCCGGCCGCGAGGTGTTCGGCTCTTCCGGCGATCTCGGGATCCGCCGCGACGGCACCCATGCCAGCCATCTCGTGGTCGAGGCCGAGGCGGTCGTCGAGAAGCCGAAGACCGTGTCGTGGGAGGAGGCCGCCGGCATCGGCGTGCCCTTCGTCACCGCGATGGAAGGTTTTCGCCGCGCCGGCGTGCCGAAGAGCGGCGAGACCGTGCTGGTGTTCGGCGTCAACGGCAAGGTCGGTCAGGCTGCGGTGCAGATCGCGACCTGGCAGGGTGCGCGCGTCATCGGCGTGGTGCGCAAGGCGGAAACTTACGAAGGCCACAGCAACGCGCCGATCGAGGTGGTCGATGCCTCCACGACCGACGTTGCCGCGCGCGTGCGCGAATTGAATGGCGGCAAAGGCGCCGACATCGTCTTCAATACGGTGGGCGATCCCTATTTCCAGGCGGCGCACAAGTCGCTCGCCTTGCGCGGTCGCCAGATCCTGATTGCCGCGATCGACCGCATCGTGCAGTTCAACATCCTCGAATTCTATCGGGGCCAGCACACCTATGTCGGCATTGACACGCTCGGCCTGTCTTCGGCCGCGACCGGCGCGGTGCTGCGCGATCTCGGCCCGGGCTTTGCCGGCGGCCAACTGAAGCCGTTCCCGATCAAAGCGAGCGCCGTCTATCCGCTCGATCGCGCCAAGGAGGCCTATGTTGCCGTCGCCGGCTCCTCGCGCGACCGGGTGATTATGAAGCCGTAATCATGGAATCGTCCTCCCTGCTCGTCATCCTCGCCGGCCTCGGCATCGGTCTCGTCTACGGCGCCGTCGGCCTGCTCAGCGGCTTCTGCCTGATGAGCAGCATGCGCGGCTGGCTGGCCGAGGGCGACGGGCGGCTGGTGCGGACCTATGCGCTGGCGATCGCGGTCGCGATCGCCGCGAGCCAATTCCTCGCCGGCAACGGCATGGTTGATCTCGGCAAGACGATCTACCTGCAACCGTCGTTCTCGGTGCCGGTGCTGTTCATCGGCGGCCTGCTGTTCGGTTACGGCATGGTGCTGTCGAACGGCTGCGGCTCGCGCGCGCTGGTGCTGCTCGGCCGCGGCAATCTCCGCTCCTTCGTCGTCGTGGTCGTGCTGGCCATCGCCGCGCAGATGACGCTCAAGGGCCTGATCGCGCCGGCGCGCATCGCGCTGGTCCAGGCTTCGCAAACCACGGTCAACGCGAATTCGCTGCCGTCCTTGCTGGCGACGCTCGGTCTCACGGAGACGCTTTCGCGCGCGCTCGCAACCGTCACGATCGTCGTCGCGTTGATGCTGTTTGCCTTCGCGCATCCGGCGTTCCGCCGTTCGCCCGGCCAGATCGTCGCGGGCATCATCGTGGGCCTCCTCGTTGCCGGCGGCTGGTACGTGACCGGCTGTCTCGGTGCCGACGACTTCAATCCCATCCCGGTGACCTCGCTCACCTTCATCGCGCCGATCGCCGACAGCCTGCAATACGCCATGCTCTCGACCGGCCTGACGCCCAACTTCGGCATCGCGACGGTTGCCGGCGTCTTCGTCGGCAGCCTGATGACGGCACTCGCCACCGGCCGCTTCAAGCTCGAAGGCTATTCATCGCCACGCCACATGCTGCGCTCGGGCACCGGCGCTGCGCTGATGGGGATCGGCGGCGTGATGGCGTTCGGCTGCTCGATCGGGCAGGGGCTCACGGGCGTCTCGACCCTCGCGCTGGGTTCGTTCGTCGCGATCGCCGGCATCCTGCTCGGGACTGCGGCAGGCCTGCGCGGCGCGCTGCGGGTTCAGCCTCTCGCCGTAGCCTGACTTCGCAGGAACCGGTCGCCTAGCGTCGCAAGACCGATGCCGCTGACGATCAGCCCGGCCGCGACGGCGAGACTCACATCGACGGGCTCACCGAGCAGGATGGCGGCGCTGGCAATGCCGACGAGCGGCGTTCCCGTGGTGCCGAGCGCCGTCGTCAAGGCCGAGATGCTCTTGTTGACCATCGACATCGCCCAATAGGCCAGCGCCGTCCCGATCAGGCCGGCGTACAGAAACAGCAGGACGAGCCGCCACGACCATTCGACGTGCGGCGGGCCGTCCGTGACCACCGCCGATCCCGTCAGCACGAT from Bradyrhizobium sp. CCBAU 53351 includes the following:
- the paaK gene encoding phenylacetate--CoA ligase PaaK; this encodes MALTRLKESGGYSAEMDAHERASRDEIMALQKQRLAWSLKHAYDNIAHYRKAFDEAGVHPSDFRELSDLAKYPFTVKTDLRDNYPFNMFAVPREKLVRVHASSGTTGKPIVVGYTQADIDTWSDVMARSIRAAGGRTGMIIHNAYGYGLFTGGLGVHYGAEKLGCTVVPISGGMTERQVQLINDFRPDIITVTPSYMLAILDEFKRQRLDPRQCSLKVGIFGAEPWTNAMRGEIEDAFDMDATDIYGLSEVIGPGVAQECIETKDGLHIWEDHFYPEVIDPETGAVLPDGEKGELVFTSLTKEAFPVIRYRTRDLTRLLPGTARPGMRRMEKVTGRSDDMIILRGVNLFPTQIEEVLLATDWCGGHFILELTREGRMDELTIIAEARSESWDGRGLVDHADRISTHIKNTIGISSRVRVVAPDTLERSLGKAKRLYDKRPKD
- a CDS encoding zinc-binding alcohol dehydrogenase family protein, giving the protein MSPADAKTVEARCVRLNAKAENAAELAPVVERQTLTRGPNDLLIEVKAAAVNPSDVKAATGLMPYAVFPRTPGRDYAGIVIDGPAGTAGREVFGSSGDLGIRRDGTHASHLVVEAEAVVEKPKTVSWEEAAGIGVPFVTAMEGFRRAGVPKSGETVLVFGVNGKVGQAAVQIATWQGARVIGVVRKAETYEGHSNAPIEVVDASTTDVAARVRELNGGKGADIVFNTVGDPYFQAAHKSLALRGRQILIAAIDRIVQFNILEFYRGQHTYVGIDTLGLSSAATGAVLRDLGPGFAGGQLKPFPIKASAVYPLDRAKEAYVAVAGSSRDRVIMKP
- a CDS encoding YeeE/YedE family protein, producing the protein MESSSLLVILAGLGIGLVYGAVGLLSGFCLMSSMRGWLAEGDGRLVRTYALAIAVAIAASQFLAGNGMVDLGKTIYLQPSFSVPVLFIGGLLFGYGMVLSNGCGSRALVLLGRGNLRSFVVVVVLAIAAQMTLKGLIAPARIALVQASQTTVNANSLPSLLATLGLTETLSRALATVTIVVALMLFAFAHPAFRRSPGQIVAGIIVGLLVAGGWYVTGCLGADDFNPIPVTSLTFIAPIADSLQYAMLSTGLTPNFGIATVAGVFVGSLMTALATGRFKLEGYSSPRHMLRSGTGAALMGIGGVMAFGCSIGQGLTGVSTLALGSFVAIAGILLGTAAGLRGALRVQPLAVA